acatatAACATGAATTCATAAAATACTTGTTTAACTTGTCTTTCACTTAttatatggtgaaccacgcttgagtccatggtaCCTCATAGCTTGTCATAACATGTGAGTTCGTGTTTCACTTAAAATGAGGTGAactacgcttgagtccgtggcaccgcataacataacttgtggtgaACACGTTTAAGTCCGTGTcacccttaacataacttgtgatgaacacgctcAGGTTCGTGTCATCGTTAACATAGCTTatgatgaacacgcttaggtccgtgtcatccttaacataacttggAGTGAAACACACTtaggtccgtgtttcacttaacgtatggtgaaccacgcttaggTCTATAGCACTATCTTAACATGGCTTGTggtgaacacgcttaggtcaCTATCACCCTTAAACATAGCTTAGAGTGAAGCATGCTTAGGTCCAAGTTTTACTTAACTTATAGTGAACCACGCTTAGGTCCATGGCACCGTCTTAACATGGCTTGTggtgaacacgcttaggtctgTGTCACCTTTAAAcatcttatctttcttaatgcatgagaacttatttaatatcatgaacttttctagcatgACATATACTTGTAGATGGCATAATATGATCTAAACATAAACActccatggcatacatgatctgagTTCTATATGAACCTTACATAACATACTTGATCTAAAGACTTCTTGACATTACATAGCATGTATGATTTAATCACAACATGAACATGACATACATGATCTAGATACTATATGAACATCGCATATATAATCTGGCTATTTTGTTACATGGCATACTTGACTTAAATTTCTACATGAACATTTCATGGCTTCCATATGATTTTAGAATCATTCACTCCATCACACAACAAATTCATTCGTACAAGTATAATGTCATAATTCATCAAAGATTGTAGAAggaatctaaccttgacttagcTTGTAGCGTAGCGTAGACAAacatcatatttttatatacaattagAAAATTACAGTACACATGCAATTATATGATTATGCTaattacctcttagcgctgcttccaAAATACAAGGCACTAATCGTTACTAACTTTTCTAGAAAAACGTGTCGTAGCattctaaatacttaaaaataataccaaatggataatttaataaatattcaattatataaagattacataaaataatattattcaaaactcATATCATATTACTTAATATTCCATGTAAACATATAACTTAACTTTATAAAAATCTAGTTAAAGGTTAATTGGAATATTAACTAAAGTAATAGgctgaaacaatataaaataatactttaagATATGcttaaaaatcttttaaaaacatAAGAAGGCCCAAGGCTCAATTAAGGAAAACAGTCCACTTAAAACACTCCAACAGTTTCTGAAATATAGCAAAACAAGCCCACCCAAAATACACAAGTCTAGATAAAACCAAGCCTAAtaggtttatttaaaaaaaaactaggccCAACACCCTTAAAAGGAAACCACTTGGTCGAATGGCTTAAAGCCCAAAGGCTATTGTAATAAAAAGAATCTGGTCAAGGAGGGTATAGGCTAAGGGTCAAAGGGCATACATGTGTTTATGGAAGCATGGAAGTGGCTTCTTGGAAAGTCTgaaacaaaacaattaaaagGAAGGAAATATACATAAGTGGCTCACATCGCGTATCAACtaaacaaggaaaaagaaaacaaatagtcATGCGATTGGGTCCTCTGGGCAGTGGTGCGACgcgagagagaatgagagggtTAGAGAGAAATTGAGAACTGAAAatcacggagagagagagagagagagagagagagagagagagagagagagagagagagagagagagagagagagagagagagagagagagagagagagagagagatcctaTCGGGAACTCCCCTAAAATGGTGCGGGGTGTCTGATTGGTGGTTTCTGGGCAATTGGAATAGTGCTCCGACCTCCTCTGTGTGATCAATGGTGGCGGCTGTTTGGTTGAAGGGATGCACAAGTAAGTTTCTCTGTGTGTTCAATTGGATTTTCTTGTGTTTAAAACTGAAGGTCCTGTGGGATTTTTATagatgagggagagggagatgcCGTGAGTCTTGAGGATAAATTGGATAAAGTTTGGAGTTAGGAGTTTGTTTTGATTCAGGGGTCATATTCAAACTGAAAGAAAACTAACGGGGTAAAAGTTCGGGATAGGGGATGTAACTCAATCAACAACAAATATCATCTTAAAATCTATTTCAAAACAtatctcaaaatgaaaatgaaaatcactCTGGGTCCGGATGTTACAGTACTATAGATAAGATGAATTGGAGCCCCTCCaagaaaggtagattcattgttagATCGTTCCTCTTAAGTTTTAAGAAGCCCAGGAATGACCAAGTTTCCATGGAAGAATATATGGCAGAAAAAAGCTCCTCaaaaagcagttttttttttttgtttggacaacATCCTTGGATAAGATTCTTATCTCAGATTATCTGAGGAAATGTCGGGTAATGGTGttggattggtgttgcatgtgtaagaagaatggtGCATCAGTAGACCATTTGCTTTTACATTGCGAGGTGGCTAAGACCATGTGGGATGATTTTTTTGCAGGAATTGGACTATCAATGGGCGGGGGGGCCATTGATTTTAATGGACTaaatgtccatgattttctaCTTTCGGTTGTAAACCCTAGTtaggtactttttttttatcgatGACTAGTTAGGTACTTGTCATGTATACATCATGTGTACTTGAGCCTTGCCTTCTCTTTTTTTATGCATGTATACATcctgaataaaacttcttgattacctatatagaaaaaaaaaactttcccTGTTGGTGTAGTAGCTTGACATGGGACATTCAGTTTATACCCGTGTATCTTCATGAGCCATCTTGATTCCTTTAAGGATCCTGATGGCAAAGTAACAAACTAGTTGTTAATTTTTGGATCAGTTGGTTGGTATCGAGTTTTGGAATTTATACTACGCATTCTTCTTCAAATGTGAACCATAGTTTTGTGGTATTTTCTTGTTTGATGATATTTCGGTTATTTATTAGTAGTCTTCTTTGATACAATAATTGTGTGGTAATGTGGATATTAAACTGTTTTTTGTGTGAATGGATTGGCAAGGTTTTTATGCTGCTATCCTTTTCTTTTGTGTGAAACTTAGCTGCATATCTTGACACGTCTGGGttttgatatattattttctttgcatACACACTCAAAAGGGAATAAATATAATCACTTGCTAATTCTATTTGTTTTAGggttaaaaataatttgatttctATGCATGCATAAAAACAAGATTTGAATAATTTCATAGCCACGTCTTCTGCTCCGAAGCAGAGTTTCAGTACTCAGTCTTCGGGGGGAAAATGCTATGGGACAATAAGAAGTTTGtattttgttgaattttattttgttctgcTTCTTCTTGTTGTCGATATTATGAATGGTACTATTTATTGTGTtggacgtttttttttttttttttttttttttggagtatgACATGTTTGTTATACTTGTGATTGGAGATGTAGACTTAGGTCTCTTTTGGTCACACGGATGAGATGAGAAgagaaatttgtgaatagtagtgagataatttgccaatagtagtaaaatggtttgagttaagatttttatgggattttgggaaatgagagaaaaagttgaataaaaaagttTAAGGTTAAAATAGGGTtagaatagaattttttaatattatttttgttttgggatttgaaaaagttcaattattttttgtgttttgttttaaagtttggaaaagctgtaatgattaggtaatgattagatggaaaagttgaaaatttgaaattgaaaaatgttcatgtttggatgttgagatgagatggtttcaaAGGTTTGTGAAACCAAACTAGGCCTTAGTCTCTAATCTTCAAATTAGCTCTGATATGGTTATTAATGTTTCCATGTAGGATGTGACAGCAACTAAGGGAAATGAATTTGAGGACTACTTTCTGAAGCGCGAGTTGCTTATGGGAATATATGAAAAGGGGTTTGAAAGACCATCTCCCATTCAGGAAGAAAGTATTCCAATTGCTTTAACAGGGAGTGATATTCTAGCTAGAGCAAAAAATGGAACCGGGAAAACTGCTGCATTTTGCATTCCTGCATTGGAAAAAATTGATCAGGATAACAACGTTATTCAAGGTTTGTTCACCAGTATCTGAATACATTCTTCCATATGATTTGTAGTCTTTGCTCAAATGTGTCTGGtaattatttaaagaatataatgTGGTCTCCTGTTAAAAAAACAATGATAATGTGGTCTTTCTGATCCATGATTAAGGTTTTCACAGCTATTAGACTTGAAAGTTCCGTTGATGCTTGtttttgtcttcattttttAGATTTACTTTCAAATGTTCATTTTTTTGCAGTTGTTATACTTGTTCCAACTCGAGAGTTGGCTCTTCAAACATCACAAGTTTGTAAAGAACTTGGGAAGCATTTGAATATCCAAGTTATGGTAACAACAGGTGGTACCAGCTTAAAGGATGATATCATGCGTTTATATCAACCGGTTCATTTACTGGTTGGAACTCCTGGAAGAATCCTAGATCTTGCAAAAAAAGGTGTTTGCATTTTGAAAGATTGTTCTATGCTTGTTATGGATGAGGTAAATGCTTAATAATAAGTGTTGGAAATGATTGGTATTTTTATCTTCGTATTCTAGGATCGTGAGATGGTGGCAATTTCTCCAGTGTCCggactttctttttcttttcttttctttttttttttaatttttcattcttttcttttcattctcgtcatgtaaaaatatccaaataatTATGAATGTTAATAGTGCTTTGAAAGTTGTCTGATCAAGTAGCTGTTTTGCTTATTATGATTTCACGGTTCAGAATATTTCAAATGGGCTCAGATTCCACCAAATATTTGATTTTCACTTAAATTTACTGTCATTGTGGTGGACATATTTATGCATATGATTGGGAGGTCAATTGTTACATCTTTTGATCACTGATTATGTTTTGGACCTCTTGAGTCTAGTCTAGTTGAATTTTTCTCATGTCTGCTTATATGATTCTTCTTTTACATGTAATTGGGTTGGTTTAAATATCATGAACTGCAAAAATCTGAAGGCATGCTTATTATTGTCTTTTAGGCTGATAAGCTTCTTTCTCCGGAATTTCAACCATCAATAGAGCAGCTAATTCGATTTATGCCTGCAAACCGTCAAATTTTGATGTTTTCAGCGACATTTCCTGTTACAGTCAAAGACTTCAAAGAAAGATATCTTCAAAGGCCATATATTATTAACCTTATGGATGAGCTTACGCTCAAGGGTATCACACAATTCTATGCTTTTGTTGAAGAAAGACAGAAAGTCCACTGCCTAAATACTCTTTTCTCCAAGGTTCGTTTAATCTGAATTATTTATGCAtgtattatttgttttcttcttttatgaTAATGATATGGTTGTCCTTCTACTAGCTGCAAATAAACCAATCAATTATATTCTGCAATTCTGTGAACCGGGTTGAGCTGTTGGCGAAGAAAATTACAGAACTTGGCTATTCTTGTTTTTACATTCATGCAAAGATGCTACAAGACCATCGTAACAGAGTATTTCATGACTTCCGCAATGGTGCATGCAGGAATCTTGTTTGCACTGGTATGTTAATTCAATGAATTGATCATGAGTCTGATATGGTTATTCTTGCAAACCACCCTTTAGATTCCCTGTTTTTCTACACCTTATCTAAGCTTAGTTTTTTGAAAGAGGGATCTTACCATTTGGTACTTCTAATTTCTCTTTGGTGGGGTGAATTGCAGATCTATTTACAAGGGGAATTGACATTCAAGCAGTCAATGTCGTTATTAACTTTGATTTTCCCAAGAACTCAGAAACATATCTGCACAGGGTGTGTAAGATACAGTTTTTGAATGCAGATTTCTCCATCTGTGCGCTGTATATATGCATACTGATTCGTTTTACATGCAGGTTGGACGATCTGGAAGGTTTGGGCACCTTGGTTTAGCCGTGAATTTGATCACCTATGAGGATCGCTTTAACCTGTATGTATATCTTTCTCTATATAACATTTAATTGTAAAGCTATCTACCGCTATTTATTGGTGGGTTCatgatttatttatctttatatattattcCCAATAGGTATAGGATTGAGCAAGAACTCGGGACTGAGATAAAGCAAATTCCACCACATATTGATCAGGCAATTTACTGTCGGTGACTGGTTGTATATCTTACTGTGTGGTGGTCCATGATGGTGAGTAAAGCATTCAGTGTGCTACTGATGCATCCTAATTATCCATTCAGTGCTTCAGTCAAACTGAGCAGTTGAGCATGCTTGTTTTCTATTCTAATTCATTTATTGAATGTGGGGTGACACTTTTCTTTATCATCTATTCAATGGAAAGTAATGATAATACCAAATGTCGACATAAGCTTGCATCCTCTCCGCTCTCCTGTCTGACAACAAACAGATAATGATGATATCATCGTTGTATCTGGGCAGAAACACTTATGAATCAAATACCTTGCGTCTATGTTTTCTGCAATACTACATTATGTGCACTAATATATATGCCACTAATGTCTTAATGCTTAAAGCTTAAAGCTTGGGTCAATGTGAATCTTGCAGTGTATATGTAACAAAGAAGCTCAAAGAAACTCTTCACAGAATTTTGTCATGCAGTGTAGAGTCATGTTGcctttttttgatattttaactGTTCTTATTAGAGatatccttcttttttcttgcaCGCTTTGAACTCTAGAATATGTGCAATTTAGTTAgggaaaatgaatggaaaaacaaaaagagcaaTTACCAAATTAAACCTCATGTGCTCCATAGAAACCTAGGCCATTTCCTAAGCCTCACTGTGCCACAGCACATTTAGAACTAAAAAGAAACTAATTTAtaatttccaaaatttaatttatttttaattagtttcACAATCAGGTACTACAACCCATGATATTCAAATCATCAGAGCCCAAAAGGTGAATTATTAAAAACTAATGATTACATTAGTATCTCCCTCTATGATAGCCTACCTTTATCATGTGTGCTGCCAATATATATGCAAgacaatgaaatttttttattcatgtttgATTTAGAGTATTGGAAAGGGTATGGATTCTTTTCaataatcaattttcttttagatGCAACCCTGAGGGGTAGTTCAGTTGGTTAGGCTTAGGTTTGCTCCTCATTGGTCACCAGTTCGAGTCTCCTCGTGGTCATTGTAGGTTTACCTAGCCGTTAATTTCAAGGCTCtgtgggattagtcgaggtgcgtgCAAGCTGACCTGGACACCcatggatattaaaaaaattatatatatatcttttggatGCAAGTTGATGTTCTCGACTGTTATTTTctgatttctttctctttcattCCCAATAGTGTACTATTATTTTTGTGAGAGTAGCATGCATTGCATAGGTTGTGGCAATTGTTGAACTGGAAATTGATaatgtatttttctctcttataaAGGTTAATGATGCTGTCCACTCAGTCAAGAAGGTATGTAGGACGCATTCCGTAGTAAGTTATGTATTTGTGGGTAAAATATCCTTTTGTTGAAGTGGAAGGCGTGATTCCCTTGGATTGCTTTTATTAGTACCGGATATTCGTAGCCTGAGGCTTTCACAGGACCATAATGGAGTTTTTTTTAGATTGGCTTATAAAATCCCAGATAGATGCTGCTGGGTCGTGTCCACCGCTCACTGCTGCCTTTAGATTTTGTTTCAGTCTGGTTTCCTGCTTTATGCTCATGTTCTAGTTTCATTACTGTTGACTGGCTGCGTACCTTGTTCAAAAAATCCTGTCTCTCTGTCCCTCTCAAGTGTTGTTTTGGTGCGTGCCAACTGTTCTCGTATTCCATGCTTGCAACAGATGCCTTGGTGCTGCTGATATTGTTAGCAAATTACTCTGCTGTGCAGAGATGTTATGGGGAAAGAGTTTATGCTTATATACCATCCCATTTTACTCTTTAACACACTATGTAGTAGATGTGGCATTTTGATCAATCAATAGATTATCTTGTGGTTTTCTAAAGTAATAAATTCAAGGGTTGATGGATAATGACATGTCGGCATAGTGCGATAGAATCAAGAAGCAAGATGAGAGtggtatttttttctttttacctttTCAGTCATCCAACACTCATGGAATTAGCTTTAGCATTTTATGACAGATggctttgttttgctttgtttttttcaaaaaaaaaaaaaaatggtgcctTGTCATATAAAATGCTTAGTAATTTTAAGCATTTTATATCGGAGGGTAGCTCGTCTCTCCAGCATCCGCACCCGCTAACTTAAGTGGGATTTTGTATTGTCCTTGGTATTTTCCTTGTGAATGGGATTATGGGTGGGTGAGTTAAGAGTGGTCTGAGCTCTTGACGGATTAACAAACCAATCCGCAATCATTTAGTCATTTAGATGCAAaaacaaaatctcacttttagAACTACACACTAGTGTGGTTAAATTACTGGTTAAATGATGGATTCAACCACGCCTTATCGGCAGGGGTTGTCACCCATTTTAGGGGTCGAGATTATGCTCCCACCATTCCTCCCCCTGTAAGGAGTgagttcttttttccttttttcatttttagttttttatttttttggtttgttatttacatatatatatatagtttttattgttatttttttagtagAGTGCCGACCGTCAAGAGAGTTCTTTCATAAAACCTGTAAGTAGAAACTAGAGAACGTAAAACTTAATCttgaaagagaaatgatatttgcagttgtggTTGTGCAAGTACTATACAATCTCGttggaaaaaatgaattaataccagatttgcataaaaaaataattttttatttgtatataacattatttatgATGATGTTATTTGTCCGTAGTCAAGAATCAAGAGCTTACAATTTTGCGTAACAAAGCCAGGTTGGTGCTTGATTTATTTAGGGAAATTGGaataactgatatatatatacatacaaaatttgcgtatgtttttgttttatatatatataaaagtatattttacctttaaaagTGTGaaacatttaattttctttaatttttataattagtttGCACAAAACTTGTGTTTCAATTTTCGTAGCATTACTTTTATACAAGTCTCGCCAGTCCCACTCGACGGGGAGAGAAATAAGGGTAATGATTATCCTACAAATAAAAGTCATCGATGGTGACGGTGGGTAtcattgtttttaatatataaaattaaagaaatatttttaaatgttgttatgaattgtttttaaaaaaaaattaaagatatatataaaaaaaaaaattagtggacTGTTCTGTGGCCACCTTCGCTGGCTGTAGCAGGGTCcaacaagaaataaaaggaagaaaagaagagttaTGTGGGTGGGCCAGTATTGAAATGAAATGTGTATTGATGATATGTAGGAGCGAGGGGACAAAATAAGTGAAGAAAACAGGCAACCAACCTCCATCACACCGAAATTCATTCCAGTGCATTAATTGCTCAGAAGAGGAGAGGCATAGACCCAAGTAGACCATGTTTAAGTCACACGACGATAATTTTTCATGGCCTTTGGAATTTTATGAAGGGCGGTACTCCTCAGATAAATTACcacaaactcaaaaaataaatagaaaataaatgaaaacagaAACCCCTCTTGATAAAACCGGCCTAGAGATTATAGAAATAATCAGACTGTCTAATTGAACAAAAGAGTACTGAGATGGGATTTGGTGccagatatttatatattgagaaattatttgtataaatattaaatagacAAGCTTCGTATaagttattataaaaaaatagatctcatctttaaaaaatataaaaaaaattattttttattaatacgatctattttttgtcaaaaaaatttatataagatttatctatttaaaatttatatttagtattactcgCTATCAATTGCTCAAGTTTAAAGGACGTAACTAAGGTGTTAAagagtatttatatttataacgaAAAAAACACAATGAACCGTGAAACTTcctcccttttttatttttattttttttaatttaatttaacagtcgtgttttttttttttttttactcaaaaaattaataagtttgGATTTTCTTCAACGCCTTTGTTGACAACTCTTTGAAATAATGGCAGAATCAGAAAATgcaaacagttttttttttaattctatctatctacttttataaattctacTTCATAgctcatttaatatatatatatatatatatatatatttaaaattctcTAACATTTTCTGAAAcccaataaataatatattttaaataaaattcttaaatattttccaaaattttcataatGGAACATAGTACACGGAAAAATACCTTAACTATTAATAGCCATCTCtcttaaaaaagataaaaattaagggCATGTTTGAAAAGTGAACtcatttcaaaactttcataattattttcagacattttttaaataaaagtattttttattttaaatttttaacttttttttatctaattattacctaattattacaattttctcaaatttctcaacaaaacacacaaaataataataattttcaaattttaaaataaaaataatattattttttttttaattttataatattcatattgaacttgttttctcttttttcaaaacttaataaaatattttaagtctGATCGATCATTTCACTATTATCTACAGAATTTTCATGTTATCTTATTATCTAAACATGTATTCTACATaccaattttacataataaaatttaccaTAGACGTGACTTaacattatattttagatttactttaaaattataaataactttaTGATTTAATGGATGCATGAAACGTGTAAATCTATTTTACGTAAGATTTATGGTTATAAGAAACTTTTTCTTACCAGCCAAATAAGATTACTGGGCAGGTAAAATCAAGTCAGTCTCTCCCAAAAGGACCTCCATGcaaagaaaaagattaaaattcaGATGCAAAAAACGTCATTTTACTGTATTATTGCATGTACGTACTGATCTGCATGCCACTTTCAGCCACATTAATGTCTTTCTCTCCCCACTTTGAATCCTTTTCTATCCTCTGATAGAATCCACCATTAATGCTTTCACGATCATATTCACTGCAttctcgatctctctctctcatagcaTCTCCGCCCAATTGAAAGCCTCAGAAAATA
This genomic interval from Carya illinoinensis cultivar Pawnee chromosome 2, C.illinoinensisPawnee_v1, whole genome shotgun sequence contains the following:
- the LOC122298569 gene encoding DEAD-box ATP-dependent RNA helicase 8-like, producing the protein MNNNRGRYPPGIGPGRGGGGGMNLNPAFQSRVPQQQYVQRGFMQQQNHHHQQQHQQQYHHQQQQQQQQQWLRRAQLGGSDSIVDEVEKTVQSEAADSSSQDWKARLKIPPPDTRYRTEDVTATKGNEFEDYFLKRELLMGIYEKGFERPSPIQEESIPIALTGSDILARAKNGTGKTAAFCIPALEKIDQDNNVIQVVILVPTRELALQTSQVCKELGKHLNIQVMVTTGGTSLKDDIMRLYQPVHLLVGTPGRILDLAKKGVCILKDCSMLVMDEADKLLSPEFQPSIEQLIRFMPANRQILMFSATFPVTVKDFKERYLQRPYIINLMDELTLKGITQFYAFVEERQKVHCLNTLFSKLQINQSIIFCNSVNRVELLAKKITELGYSCFYIHAKMLQDHRNRVFHDFRNGACRNLVCTDLFTRGIDIQAVNVVINFDFPKNSETYLHRVGRSGRFGHLGLAVNLITYEDRFNLYRIEQELGTEIKQIPPHIDQAIYCR